Proteins encoded in a region of the Streptomyces sp. NBC_00310 genome:
- a CDS encoding Fur family transcriptional regulator, whose product MSDLLERLRGRGWRMTAQRRVVAEVLEGEHVHLTADEVHARAVAKLPEISRATVYNTLGELVSLGEVLEVATDKRAKRYDPNAHRPHHHLVCARCGTIRDVHPTGNPLADLPSSERFGFTVSDVEVTYRGVCPTCTTA is encoded by the coding sequence ATGAGTGACCTTCTGGAGCGGCTGCGCGGACGCGGATGGCGTATGACCGCGCAGCGACGTGTCGTGGCCGAGGTCCTCGAAGGCGAACACGTCCACCTGACGGCCGACGAGGTGCACGCGCGCGCTGTCGCCAAACTGCCCGAGATCTCCCGGGCGACCGTGTACAACACCCTGGGTGAGCTGGTCTCCCTCGGTGAGGTGCTCGAGGTGGCCACGGACAAGCGTGCCAAGCGGTACGACCCCAACGCGCACCGCCCGCACCACCACCTGGTCTGCGCCCGGTGCGGCACGATCCGCGACGTCCACCCCACGGGCAACCCGCTGGCCGACCTGCCCTCCTCCGAGCGCTTCGGCTTCACCGTCTCGGACGTAGAGGTCACCTACCGAGGCGTCTGCCCGACCTGCACGACCGCGTAG
- a CDS encoding CBS domain-containing protein — MLVRDAMSTLVLTIGPDHTLRQAAALMSARRIGAAVVLDPDAGGLGILTERDVLNSVGLGQSPDAERAHAHTTNDVVFAAPSWTLEEAARAMTHGGFRHLIVLDQGAPVGIVSVRDIIRCWSPARQPTPA, encoded by the coding sequence ATGCTCGTCCGCGACGCCATGAGCACACTGGTCCTCACCATCGGTCCCGATCACACCCTCCGCCAGGCCGCCGCACTGATGTCGGCTCGCCGGATCGGCGCGGCCGTGGTCCTCGACCCGGACGCCGGCGGACTCGGCATTCTGACCGAACGCGACGTCCTCAACTCCGTCGGCCTGGGCCAGAGCCCCGACGCCGAACGCGCCCATGCCCACACCACCAACGACGTCGTGTTCGCCGCGCCGTCCTGGACCCTGGAGGAAGCGGCCCGCGCCATGACCCATGGCGGTTTCCGCCACCTGATCGTCCTCGACCAGGGCGCACCCGTCGGCATCGTCTCGGTCCGCGACATCATCCGCTGCTGGTCACCGGCCCGACAGCCCACACCCGCCTAG
- the hisN gene encoding histidinol-phosphatase, with protein MADYLDDLRFAHVLADAADATTMARFKALDLKVETKPDMTPVSEADKATEELIRGQLQRARPRDAILGEEYGLEGTGPRRWVIDPIDGTKNYVRGVPVWATLISLMEAAEGGYQPVVGVVSAPALGRRWWAAKGHGAFTGRSLSSASRLHVSRVAELSDASFAYSSLSGWEERGHLNGFLDLTREVWRTRAYGDFWPYMLVAEGAVDICAEPELSLWDMAANAIIVTESGGSFTGLDGRPGPHSGNAAASNGLLHDELLGYLNERH; from the coding sequence ATGGCCGACTACCTCGACGACCTCCGCTTCGCCCACGTCCTCGCGGACGCCGCCGACGCGACCACCATGGCCCGGTTCAAGGCCCTCGACCTGAAGGTCGAGACGAAGCCGGACATGACCCCGGTGAGCGAGGCCGACAAGGCCACCGAGGAACTCATCCGCGGCCAACTCCAGCGCGCCCGCCCCCGAGACGCGATCCTCGGCGAGGAGTACGGCCTCGAGGGCACCGGCCCCCGCCGCTGGGTGATCGACCCGATCGACGGCACCAAGAACTACGTCCGTGGCGTCCCCGTCTGGGCCACCCTGATCTCCCTGATGGAGGCGGCCGAGGGCGGCTACCAGCCCGTCGTCGGCGTCGTCTCCGCCCCCGCCCTGGGCCGCCGCTGGTGGGCCGCCAAGGGCCACGGCGCCTTCACGGGCCGCAGCCTCAGCTCGGCCTCCCGCCTGCACGTCTCCCGCGTCGCCGAGCTGTCGGACGCCTCCTTCGCGTACTCCTCCCTCAGCGGCTGGGAGGAGCGCGGCCACCTCAACGGCTTCCTGGACCTGACCCGCGAGGTGTGGCGCACGCGCGCGTACGGCGACTTCTGGCCGTACATGCTGGTCGCCGAGGGCGCGGTGGACATCTGCGCCGAACCCGAACTCTCCCTCTGGGACATGGCCGCCAACGCGATCATCGTCACCGAGTCGGGCGGCAGCTTCACCGGACTCGACGGCCGCCCCGGCCCGCACAGCGGCAACGCGGCGGCCTCGAACGGCCTGCTCCACGACGAGCTGCTGGGATACCTGAACGAGCGCCACTGA
- a CDS encoding TetR/AcrR family transcriptional regulator: protein MMPAARETLLDAAYTALVRRPWSTVRMVDVAAVAGVSRQTLYNEFGSKDGLARALVRREADGYLAGVERALATPADTRDRLAATAEWTVAASRNNALVRAMLTGCWSERLPSPTLSAVPSSSVVPAQRRADGPLPAPADFVALVRERAVAVLSAPGTPRSDTGELARCCELAVRLALSCVAAPPGDGGVTDLVRTALPRQLSRPLHHL, encoded by the coding sequence ATGATGCCTGCAGCGCGGGAAACGTTGTTGGACGCCGCTTACACGGCGCTGGTGCGCCGGCCGTGGTCCACGGTGCGGATGGTGGACGTGGCGGCGGTGGCCGGAGTGTCACGTCAGACGCTGTACAACGAGTTCGGCAGCAAGGACGGGTTGGCCAGGGCCCTGGTCCGGAGGGAGGCGGACGGCTATCTGGCGGGCGTCGAGCGGGCGCTGGCCACCCCCGCGGACACCCGGGACCGGCTGGCCGCGACCGCCGAGTGGACCGTGGCGGCCTCCCGGAACAACGCGCTCGTTCGCGCCATGCTCACCGGCTGCTGGAGCGAGCGGCTGCCCTCGCCGACGCTGTCGGCGGTGCCCTCGTCCTCCGTAGTGCCCGCCCAGCGCCGCGCGGACGGGCCGCTGCCCGCGCCCGCCGACTTCGTGGCCCTGGTGCGCGAGCGGGCCGTCGCCGTGCTGTCCGCGCCCGGCACCCCCAGGTCGGACACGGGGGAGCTGGCCCGTTGCTGCGAACTGGCCGTGCGGCTCGCCCTGTCGTGCGTGGCGGCGCCCCCGGGTGACGGCGGGGTCACGGATCTCGTACGGACCGCGCTGCCCCGCCAGCTCAGCCGGCCTCTCCACCATCTGTAG
- a CDS encoding DMT family transporter, whose protein sequence is MAWLLVVVAGLLETGFAVCLKLSHGFTRLWPTVAFCVFALGSFGLLTLSLKKLDVGPAYAVWTGIGAAGTAIYGMIFLGDIVSTLKIVSISLVIVGVVGLQLSGSAR, encoded by the coding sequence ATGGCGTGGCTGCTGGTGGTCGTGGCGGGACTTCTGGAAACCGGGTTCGCCGTCTGCCTCAAGCTCTCGCACGGCTTCACCAGACTCTGGCCCACGGTCGCCTTCTGCGTCTTCGCGCTCGGCAGCTTCGGCCTGCTGACCCTCTCCCTGAAGAAGCTCGACGTCGGCCCCGCCTACGCCGTCTGGACGGGCATCGGCGCGGCTGGCACCGCGATCTACGGGATGATCTTCCTCGGGGACATCGTGTCGACGCTGAAGATCGTCTCGATCAGCCTGGTGATCGTGGGGGTCGTGGGCCTGCAACTGTCGGGTTCGGCGCGGTAG
- the rsgA gene encoding ribosome small subunit-dependent GTPase A, whose product MRRYGKHTDEDDIRSRPNRKGNRPRTHIRPKHEDAAEGMVLTVDRGRLTCLVDGQVILAMKARELGRKAAVVGDIVALVGDLSGKKDTLARIVRIADRTSVLRRTADDDDPYERVVVANADQLAIVTALADPEPRPRLIDRCLVAAYDGGLTPLLVMTKSDLASPDKLLELYGHLDIPYVVTSRQELEADDTADHVREHLDGKITAFVGHSGVGKTTLVNALVPEDLRRTTGHVNAVTGRGRHTTTSALALPLADSHGGWLVDTPGVRSFGLAHIDPSRVINAFPDLVPGTEGCPRACGHDEPDCALDQWVADGHADPARLYSLRRLLSTRERREGD is encoded by the coding sequence ATGCGCCGTTACGGCAAGCACACCGACGAGGACGACATCCGCAGCCGCCCGAACCGCAAGGGCAACCGTCCCCGTACGCACATCCGCCCCAAACACGAGGACGCCGCCGAGGGCATGGTCCTCACCGTCGACCGGGGCCGGCTGACCTGCCTCGTCGACGGCCAGGTCATCCTCGCGATGAAGGCCCGCGAACTGGGCCGCAAGGCCGCGGTCGTCGGCGACATCGTCGCCCTCGTCGGCGACCTCTCCGGCAAGAAGGACACACTCGCCCGGATCGTCCGCATCGCCGACCGCACGTCGGTGCTGCGCCGCACGGCCGACGACGACGACCCGTACGAGCGCGTCGTCGTCGCCAACGCCGACCAGCTCGCCATCGTCACCGCCCTCGCCGACCCGGAGCCCAGGCCCCGGCTGATCGACCGCTGTCTGGTGGCGGCGTACGACGGCGGCCTCACCCCCCTGCTGGTCATGACCAAGTCGGACCTGGCCTCGCCCGACAAACTCCTGGAGCTCTACGGCCACCTGGACATCCCGTACGTGGTGACGAGCCGCCAGGAACTGGAGGCCGACGACACCGCCGACCACGTGCGCGAACACCTCGACGGCAAGATCACCGCCTTCGTGGGTCACTCGGGCGTGGGCAAGACGACCCTGGTCAACGCCCTGGTCCCGGAGGACCTGCGCCGTACGACCGGCCATGTGAACGCGGTGACGGGCCGCGGCCGGCACACCACGACCTCGGCACTGGCCCTCCCCCTGGCGGACTCGCACGGCGGCTGGCTGGTGGACACCCCGGGCGTACGGTCGTTCGGTCTCGCCCACATCGACCCCTCGCGGGTCATCAACGCCTTCCCGGATCTGGTGCCGGGCACCGAGGGCTGCCCGCGTGCGTGCGGTCACGACGAGCCGGACTGCGCGCTGGACCAGTGGGTGGCGGACGGTCACGCGGACCCGGCCCGGCTCTACTCCCTGCGCAGGCTGCTCTCGACACGCGAACGACGGGAAGGCGACTGA